In the Arachis ipaensis cultivar K30076 chromosome B04, Araip1.1, whole genome shotgun sequence genome, TCGTTGACTGATGCCGTCTTGAGTGTTGAGTCTTTTGTCCCTGTCTTGTCTTTCGCAAGCGCTACCAGCAGTTGGCGCTCCTACTTCATCCTGACAAGAGTCTCACGTGACATCTGGTGAGGCATTTAAGTTTGTCGTCGAGGTATTCCGCTTGTTCTCATATCTTGTCTTCTTGTATATATAAAGTGTATGTTAAATTGTTAATGATGTATGAATTATTAgctttattgatatttttatgaTTAATGCAAAAAGAGATTTAAGGTTGTGTGAAAGTAGGAAATGATGATAATAGgtctaaaaaagagaaaaaataggacggaaaaaagaaaaagagtttttaGTACTTACAACTATTTGGAGTTGACATCTGATATTGTCAATTGACATCTCAGATTTAACTTGACACGTCAGATGGATAACCATTTACTAACCGGTAGCAAGGCTCAATCAGTCCATTTTTGTTAATGGATGAGAAGTGGTTAAGATTTAAGAATAATTAAGGTGCGCTATGTCTTATAGAAAAAATGTCAATAGCCGAAAATAATATTTACTTTATTAAATAGCTAGAAAGTATAAATGACTTTAAGAAGTAGTCTTGAAACTTGTTATAAAAACTGAAAATCCATAAAATTTAACTTAAACACAGTTTGTAGTAACAATAAATCTCTCATGCAGTACAAAATTGTTAACTACATGATGAAATGTACTACATACAACAACCATGATTTGCATAACATAAAACAAGAGAGAAGAAACAACAAATTGTTTCCTTTATTCTGAATCAGCAAAATGATTATTAAGAACCTGACATAAGACTCAAGAAGGTGACATCAAAGTCTCAGTATAAGCAGCTGCAAGCATGGAACCTCTGAATAACCCAATCCCAGCAGCTTTAAAAGACCCGCCATTTCTGGTACTGTAAACACTCAACATTCCCAAATATGCCAACAAAATCTCATCTCCTTCCTCAGAAACCCAAATCGGAGCCATGTGAAAGCTGAAAAATTCAGGAAGCACGTTCGCATAAGGGATCCTGAACATCAAAGTCCAAGAACCAGCATTCCCATATTCCTTCATTACGAAGTAGTCAGCAACCATGTCTCGTTCCGCCACGATGCACAAGCACCCCTTTAACACGGCGGAGCGCAACCATCTAACCTCTATATCGGGTCTTCCATCAACGGGAGTAATAATCAGTGTTTGATACTGCTCCGTCGCCAAATCAAGAGAAAGGACACGAACCACAGCGAAGTTGTTTGCATCACACGCCAACCAATTAAGAGTGCCATTCACGAATTTCCCTGAACTGTCTTTCACCACCAAGCCTGCAAATCCATGGATCTGTCTCCAAGAATCGGTACCCAAGGTATAAACAAAGTTATCGAATTGGTAATCATTACGATTCGCAGCAAGACGAATGTTTGACAAGTCCAAGGTTGCCACCACCTTGTAACTGTCACCGATATGATCGTAGCCGAAGCCGTACACAAGGCCGCCGTCAGCCGCAGCGAGAGGGGGAAGTTGCTTGAACTTTCCGGTGGAAGGGTTCCAAACGATGGGCCAGCTTGGATTCGTGGCCATGCAGATCATGCCGTCACAAGAGCCGCACAGGAACTTCGTCCTGCTCTCCAAGCAGGGGAACTTGTTACGCGCGGGGGCGGCGGTGGCTTCGGACCCGTCTAACACGGAGGAGATGGAGTAGTCTCTGAGGTACGGTTGTGACTCGTTGTTGATCCGTAAGGTTTTGAAGGTTACAAGGAAGCGGTTGCGGTTGGGGTTGCGGTCCGAAGCTGAGGCTCGGAGATGGTCCTTGGCGAACTGAGGATCGGAGATGAACTCGTTCCAAGACTTGCATGTGGACTTGAAACGGAGGAGGGACTTCACCGGCAGAATCAGGAGGATTTTGGCTACTATATC is a window encoding:
- the LOC107635875 gene encoding F-box/kelch-repeat protein At3g23880-like, with product MEDTTTTTTIDDEDQSPTSKRHLISSSSISDHRPLPNIPFDIVAKILLILPVKSLLRFKSTCKSWNEFISDPQFAKDHLRASASDRNPNRNRFLVTFKTLRINNESQPYLRDYSISSVLDGSEATAAPARNKFPCLESRTKFLCGSCDGMICMATNPSWPIVWNPSTGKFKQLPPLAAADGGLVYGFGYDHIGDSYKVVATLDLSNIRLAANRNDYQFDNFVYTLGTDSWRQIHGFAGLVVKDSSGKFVNGTLNWLACDANNFAVVRVLSLDLATEQYQTLIITPVDGRPDIEVRWLRSAVLKGCLCIVAERDMVADYFVMKEYGNAGSWTLMFRIPYANVLPEFFSFHMAPIWVSEEGDEILLAYLGMLSVYSTRNGGSFKAAGIGLFRGSMLAAAYTETLMSPS